The Salvelinus fontinalis isolate EN_2023a chromosome 24, ASM2944872v1, whole genome shotgun sequence genome has a segment encoding these proteins:
- the LOC129822488 gene encoding uncharacterized protein LOC129822488: MFPPLFPLFSLFSLFPLFSLFSLFSLFPLFSLFSLFSLFPSVSFPLCFQLCSLCSLCSLCSLYSLCFLHVSTSVLSILSVSFMFPPLFSLFSLFSLFSLFSLLSVLSVPSVLSILSVSFMFPPLFSLFSLFPSCFHLCSLYSLCFLHVSTSVLSILSVSFMFPPMFSLFSLFSLFSLFSLFSLFSLFSLFPSVSFPSCFHLCSLCLVGFFHQRQGRTRTRYRPGHFKHIGPFVSLRHPLLSKLFFFNSVPLAFARIALCPVHLCQSTNTVCSWLSATGAGTSSLSLTPLRKRKLTFGFTGWFLQANR, from the exons ATGTTTCCACCTCTGTTCCCTCTAT tctctctgttctctctgttccctctattctctctgttctctctgttctctctgttccctctattctctctgttctctctgttctctctgtttcctTCTGTCTCTTTTCCTTTATGTTTCcaactctgttctctctgttctctctgttctctctgttctctctattctctctgtttCCTTCATGTTTccacctctgttctctctattctctctgtttCCTTCATGTTTccacctctgttctctctgttctctctgttctctctattctctctgttctctcttctctctgttctctctgttccctctgttctctctattctctctgtttCCTTCATGTTTccacctctgttctctctattctctctgtttCCTTCATGTTTccacctctgttctctctattctctctgtttCCTTCATGTTTccacctctgttctctctattctctctgtttCCTTCATGTTTCCACctatgttctctctgttctctctattctctctgttctctctgttctctctgttctctctgttctctctattctctctttttCCTTCTGTCTCTTTTCCTTCATGTTTccacctctgttctctctgtttggTTGGCTTCTTTCACCAGAGGCAGGGGCGGACTAGGACCAGATATCGGCCCGGGCATTTCAAACACATCGGCCCATTTGTTTCCTTGAGGCACCCACTATTAAgcaaattatttttttttaattctgtcccactggcatttgccagaattgccCTATGTCCGGTCCATCTCTGCCAGTCGACCAACACAGTCTGCAGTTGGCTCAGTGCTACTGGTGCAGGAACCAGTTCTTTGTCCCTAACTCCTCTCCGAAAGAGAAAGCTCACGTTTGGTTTCACTGGTTGGTTTTTACAAGCAAATCGATAA